The nucleotide sequence GCGGGCCAGCTCGACGTTGATCACCAGATCCAGGCCGTCGATGTCCAGGCCGCGCGCGGCGACATCGGTGGCGACCAGCACGCTGAGGCTGCGGTTGGCGAACATCGCCAGGACCTGATCGCGGTCGCGCTGTTCCAGGTCACCGTTCAGCGCGGCGGCGACGATGCCCTTGCTCTGCAGCAGCTCGACCACTTCCTGGCATTGCTGCTTGGTGAAGCAGAAGGCCACGCAGGACTGCGGGCGGATGCTGCCGAGCACGCGCAGCACCGCGTCGAGGCGCTGGTCCGGGGCAATTTCGTAGAAGCGCTGCTCGATCTGGCTGTCGCTGTGCAGCGCCTCGACTTCGACGCGCTGCGGATTGCGCATGAAGCGTGCGGACAGTTGGCCGATGCCGGCCGGATAGGTGGCGGAAAACAGCAGGGTCTGCCGCTTGGCCGGGGTCTGTTCGATGATCTCGGCGATGCTGTCGTAGAAGCCCATGTCGAGCATGCGGTCGGCTTCGTCGAGAACCAGGGTGTTGAGGCTGTCGAGTTTCAGAGTGCCTTTGCGCAGGTGTTCCTGAATGCGTCCCGGGGTGCCGACGATGATGTGCGCGCCGTGCTCCAGCGAGCCGATCTGCGGACCGAACGGCACGCCGCCACAGAGGGTGAGGATTTTGATGTGATCGGCGGCGCGGGCCAGCCGGCGCAGCTCCTTGGCGACCTGATCGGCGAGTTCGCGGGTCGGGCACATGACCAGTGCCTGGCAACCGAAGAAGCGCGGATTGAGCGGGTCGAGCAGGGCGATGCCGAACGCCGCGGTCTTGCCGCTACCGGTCTTGGCCTGGGCGATCAGGTCCTGGCCCTTGAGCATCAGCGGCAGGCTTTGGGCTTGGATCGGGGTCATCTGCGCGTAGCCGAGGCTCGCCAGGTTGGCGAGCATGGCGGGGGAAAGCGGCAGAGAGTCGAAGGCGGTGGAAGTCACGGCGGCGGCCTGGGGAAGCGGAAATGGCGCGCATTGTAACAGGCCGGCCGCGGGATTCCGTGGCGGCCGGACTCGCGGTGCGGCGTCCTACCCACTTCGCTATTCCTCCAGCTCGTAGGATGGGCCGGGCCGCGCAGTCTGAGCGCAGCGATACCCATCGCAACCCTCTTGCTGGGTATCGCCGCTACGCGACTCAACCTGCGCGGTCCGACCCATCCTACGGGTCACTCCTCCGGCACCACCTCAACCTTGCGGGTGCTGCGACCGTCCTCGCGGGTCAGCTGGAGGAAGATCGCCGCGGCGAACATGGTCAGGACTCCGACGCACAGGAAGGTCGCCTGGAACGCGCCGAGTACGCTGTTCACCTCTTGTCCGATCGAGGCGGTGAAGCCGCCCAGCAGCGCCGCCGCACTGGCGACGCCGAGGCCCAGCGAGAGTTGCGCGACCACCGACAGCAGGCTGTTGCCGCTGCTCGCCGCGTGGTCGTCGAGGTCGATCAGGGTCACGGTGTTCATTGCGGTGAACTGCAAGGAATTGATCCCGCCGAGCACCGCCAGCTGGATCAGCAGTAGCCAGTACGGATGCGCCGGGTCGACCAGCGCCAGGCTGCACAGCATCAGGCCGAGCGCCAGGGTGTTGCCGGTCAGCACGCCGCGGTAGCCAACGCGTTCGATCAATCGTCGCGCCAGGCCCTTGGCGACCATCGCCGAGAGGGCCAGGGGAATCATGCTCATCCCCGCCTGGGCCGGCGAGTAGCCAAGCGCCACCTGCAACAGCAGCGGCACCAGAAACGGCAGGGCACCGCTGCCCAGGCGAGCGAACAGGTTGCCAAGGATGCCAACGGCAAAGGTGCGGGTGCGGAACAGGCTGGGCGAAAACAGCGGATGCTCGATGCGCCCGGCGCGCAGCCAATAGGCGGCCAGGCAGGCCAGGCCGCCGACCAGCAGGAGCAGCACGCGCAGGTGCGGCAGATGCAGTTCGCCAAGGCCTTCCAAGGCGATGGTGATCAGCACCATCGCCGCGCCGAACAGCATGAAGCCGACGGCGTCGAAACGGCTGCGTTCCGGGCCGCGCAAATCCGGCATCAGGGTCAGCGCGGCGATGCAGCCCAGCACGCCGACCGGCAGGTTGATGAGGAAGATCCAATGCCAGCTGGTGTACTCCACCAGCCAGCCGCCGAGGGTCGGACCCATCAGTGGGCCGAGCAGGCCGGGGATGGTGATGAAGCTCATGATCCGCACCAGCTCGCTGCGCGGGTAAGCGCGCAGCACGATCAGCCGTCCGACCGGCATCATCAGCGCGCCACCGAGGCCCTGGACCACCCGGGCACCGACCAATTGCACCAGGCTTTCCGACAGCGCACAGAGCAGCGAGCCGAGGCTGAACAGGAGGATCGCGCCGAAGAATATCCGCCGCGTGCCGAAGCGATCGGCGATCCACCCCGAGGCGGGAATCAGCAGCGCCACGGTGAGCATGTAGGAGATCACTACCGACTGCATGCGCAACGGATCTTCGGCCAGATCGCGGGCCATCGCCGGTAGGGCGGTGTTGAGAATAGTGCCGTCGAGGGTTTGCATGAAGAAGGCGATGGCGACGATCCACGGCAGTATCCGGGCGGTGCGAGCGTCAAGCGGCAACGGGCTGGGCATGATTTTCCTTAAGGCGGCTTCCCGGGGACTTTAGGCTGGCGGCGGGCGACTTGCCAATTTCTGCGTGCTCGTCCGACCCTCTCCCCCGGCCCCTCGCCCATTCATGGGATAGGGGTGACGATAGGTTCAGCGCTGCTGATGGGTATCGCTTCGCTCGACCTGCGCGGCCCGACCCATCCACGTGGCTCAATGAAGCATCTAGGCGTTCGGGAGAGGGGGTGATGATTGGTTCAGCGACGTAGCCCGGATGTAATCCGGGAAGCGAGATATCGGCAGTCCATTTCCCCGGATTGCACCCGGGCTACGGTTGGCGTTGGCCGCAAGGGGTTGGAACTCCCCATCGTTCAGTCCCCTCGCCCCTGCGGGGAGAGGGCTAGGGAGAGGGGGAGCGGCGAGCGATCGAACACCTCAACCGATGCGGCTGCATCGCCACCCCGGCTTACCGATCAGTGTGTAGCCCGGATGCAATCCGGGAAGCGAGATATCGGCAGTCCATTTCCCCGGATTGCATCCGGGCTACGGTTTGGCGTTGGCCGCAGGGTTGGAACTCCCCGCCGTTCAGTCCCCTCGCCCCTCTGGGGAGAGGGCTAGGTAGAGGGGATGCGGCAAACGGTCGAATCTCAAGCCAACCGCCGCTCCTGCACTGCTTCTCCCGGTTTGCCAATCAGCGCGTGATACAGCTCGTGGTCGCCGAGCAGGCCGACCACCCGGCCGCTTTCCTGGAGCACCAGTTGGTGGCCGGTGTGATAGCGGATCTGTAGAGCGTCGCGCATGGCGATCTGCACGTCGACCACGGTCGGTTGCTGGCGCAACGCGGCGACCGGCTGGCCGGGTGTCCAGCTTTGCAGGCTGAACGACTGGCTGCCCTGGCGCGCGGCGGTCGGGCATTGGTCGGCGCCCGGGTCCAGCCAGCAGTCGTCGCTGCGGTCCAGGCAGATTTCCCCGTCTTCATGACGGCAGGCGCTCAGCGGGCGCATTAGGCTGCGGCCGCTGAGCACGTTGAGCGGGTTGGTGTGGGCGACGAAGCTGCGCACGTAATCGTCGGCCGGATTGAGGACGATGTCTTCCGGCTGGCCGTACTGGACGATGCGCCCGTCTTTCATGATGGCGATGCGGTTGCCGAGTTTCAGCGCTTCGTCGAGGTCGTGGCTGACGAACACGATGGTCTTGTTGAGGCTGCGTTGCAGGGTCAGCAGTTCGTCCTGCAACTGCTGGCGAATCAGCGGGTCGAGGGCCGAGAAGGGTTCGTCCATGAGCAGGATGTCGGCATCCATGGCCAGCGCGCGAGCCAGGCCGACGCGCTGTTGCATGCCGCCGGAGAGCTGCTCGGGGCGTTTGTCGCGCCACTGGCTGAGGCCGACCAGTTCGAGTTTTTCATTCACTCGCCGACGCCGCTCGGCGGCCGGGCGGCCTTGCAGTTCGAGACCGAAACCGATGTTTTCGCCGACCGTCAGCCAGGGCAGCAGGGCAAATTTCTGAAACACCATGGCGATCCGCTGGGTGCGCAGTTCCTTGAGCTGCGCCGCCGTGCAACTGGCGATATCCAGCGCCGTGCCCTGGTGTTCGATCAGCAGGTGGCCACGGGTGACTCGGTTGAGGCCGTTGATGCAGCGCAGCAGGGTGGATTTTCCCGAACCGGAGAGGCCCATCAGCACGCAGGTTTCACCGCGTTCGACAGTCAGGTTGATGTTGGCAACGCCGACCAGCTGGCCACTGCGCTGCAGCACCTGATCGCGACTGAGGCCTTGTTGCAGCAGCGGCAGGGCGCGGCGCGGCGCTTTGCCGAAAATCACATCGACGTGTTCGCAGCGGATCAGGCTCATGCGGGGACCTCCTTGCTGCGCGGCGCCGGCTGCTTGCAAACCCGGTCGAGAATGATCGCCAGCAGCACGATGGCCAGCCCGGCTTCGAAGCCCAGGCCGATGTCGGCGGTGTTCAGCGCGTTGACCACCGGCCGGCCGAGGCCATCGGCGCCGACCAGCGCGGCGATCACCACCATCGACAGCGAGAGCATGATGCATTGGGTCACGCCGACGGCGATGCTCGGCATGGCGTGCGGCAGTTCGATGCGCGTGAGCAGTTGGCGGCGCGAGCAACCGAACGCCTTGCCGGCATCCAGCAGTTCGTGGGGTACGCCGCTGATGCCCAGATAGGTCAGGCGGATCGGCGCGGCGATGGCGAACACCACGGTGGAGATCAGCCCCGGCACCACGCCGAGGCCGAACAGGGTCAGGGTTGGGATCAGGTAGACGAAGGTCGGCACCGTCTGCATCAGGTCGAGCACCGGGCGCATCAGCGTGTAGAGGGTCGGCCGGTGCGCGGCGAGAATCCCCAGCGGCACGCCGATCGACACGCAGACCAAAGTGGCGAACAGCACCTGGGCGAGGGTTTCCAGGGTCTCCTGCCAATAGCCGAGGTTGAGGATCAGCAGCAGCGCCAGACCGCAAAACAGGGTCAGGCCCCAACGGCGTTGCAACAGTTGGGTGAACAAGGCGAACAGGCCGATCAGCAGCAGCGGCGGAAACCACAGCAGTGCTTGAGTCAGGCCGTGAATCAGCTGCTCCAGGCCGGCGGCGAACGGGTCGAAATAGCTGGCGCCGTGGCGGGTCAGCCAATCCACCCAGTCGGCGACGGTCTGGCCTAGGGGGATTTTTTCATCGGTCAGCATGGTCATCGATCTTCCACCACGGACAGCGTGAACAGGAGCGAGCGGCCGCCGCCAGGCTCAGGGGGCCAACTTGGCCTTGACCACCGGCAGCCCCGGCTGGCCATCGCGGCTGGTCACGCCGGCGAGCCAGGCATCGAGCTGCTGCGGATTGGCCTTGAGCCAGGCGCGAGCGGCGGCGCGTGGTTTGGCTTTGTCGTTGAGTACGGCATCCATCAGCCGGTTTTCCATCTCCAGGCTGAACTCCAGGTTGGACAGCAATTTGCCGACATTCGCGCATTCCTCGGCATAGCCCTTGCGCACATTGGTGTACACCGTGGCACGCCCCAGGTCGGGACCGAAGAACTCGTCGCCGCCGGTCAGATAGCGCATTGGCAGGCGCTGGTTCATCGGGTGCGGCTCCCAGCCGAGGAACACCAGCCACTGCTGGGTGCGGGCGGCGCGCTGGACCTGGGCGAGCATCGCCGCTTCGCTGGATTCGACCAGCTTGAACTTGCCGAGGGCGAAGGCGTTTTTGTCGATCATGCTCTGGATCAGGCGGTTGCCGTCGTTGCCCGGCTCGATGCCATACAGCTTGCCGTCCAGTTGCTCGTGGAAGCGCGCGATGTCGGCGAAATCATGTAGGCCGGCGTCGTACACGTAGGCGGGCACCGCCAGGGTGTATTTGGCGCCTTGCAGATTGGCGCGCAGGGTTTCCACCGTGCCCTTGTCGCGATACGGCTTGAGATCGTTTTCCATGGTCGGCATCCAGTTGCCGAGGAACACGTCGAGATCGTTGTTCTGCAGCGAGCGGTAGGTCACCGGCACCGAGAGCATGCTGGTCTTGGTCTGGTAGCCGAGGGCTTCGAGCAATTCGCTGGCGACTGCGGTGGTGACGGTGATATCGGTCCAGCCGACATCCGAGAAGCGCACCGTGGCACAAGATTCCGGCTCCTGGGCCGAGCTCAGCAGCGGCAGGCCGAGCAAGCTGGCCAATAACAGGAGGGTGGAACCTTTCATCGTGCGGACTCCTTTTCGAAAGCTATGTACCCGTTAAGTGTTACGCACCGATTTTGTAGGGTGGGTTAGCCGCGCAGCGGCGTAACCCACCCTACGAATCGGTGTGCCGCTGCGTTGCGC is from Pseudomonas sp. LS44 and encodes:
- the choW gene encoding choline ABC transporter permease subunit produces the protein MLTDEKIPLGQTVADWVDWLTRHGASYFDPFAAGLEQLIHGLTQALLWFPPLLLIGLFALFTQLLQRRWGLTLFCGLALLLILNLGYWQETLETLAQVLFATLVCVSIGVPLGILAAHRPTLYTLMRPVLDLMQTVPTFVYLIPTLTLFGLGVVPGLISTVVFAIAAPIRLTYLGISGVPHELLDAGKAFGCSRRQLLTRIELPHAMPSIAVGVTQCIMLSLSMVVIAALVGADGLGRPVVNALNTADIGLGFEAGLAIVLLAIILDRVCKQPAPRSKEVPA
- the dbpA gene encoding ATP-dependent RNA helicase DbpA, encoding MTSTAFDSLPLSPAMLANLASLGYAQMTPIQAQSLPLMLKGQDLIAQAKTGSGKTAAFGIALLDPLNPRFFGCQALVMCPTRELADQVAKELRRLARAADHIKILTLCGGVPFGPQIGSLEHGAHIIVGTPGRIQEHLRKGTLKLDSLNTLVLDEADRMLDMGFYDSIAEIIEQTPAKRQTLLFSATYPAGIGQLSARFMRNPQRVEVEALHSDSQIEQRFYEIAPDQRLDAVLRVLGSIRPQSCVAFCFTKQQCQEVVELLQSKGIVAAALNGDLEQRDRDQVLAMFANRSLSVLVATDVAARGLDIDGLDLVINVELARDAEIHIHRVGRTGRAGESGVAVSLVAPAEAQRARAIEELQGKPLKWKSYDELPAPRGEPLLPPMATLCISGGRKDKVRPGDILGALTGDAGIPGTQVGKIALFDYQAFVAVERGVAKQALKRLNEGKIKGRSLKVRAL
- the choV gene encoding choline ABC transporter ATP-binding protein, with amino-acid sequence MSLIRCEHVDVIFGKAPRRALPLLQQGLSRDQVLQRSGQLVGVANINLTVERGETCVLMGLSGSGKSTLLRCINGLNRVTRGHLLIEHQGTALDIASCTAAQLKELRTQRIAMVFQKFALLPWLTVGENIGFGLELQGRPAAERRRRVNEKLELVGLSQWRDKRPEQLSGGMQQRVGLARALAMDADILLMDEPFSALDPLIRQQLQDELLTLQRSLNKTIVFVSHDLDEALKLGNRIAIMKDGRIVQYGQPEDIVLNPADDYVRSFVAHTNPLNVLSGRSLMRPLSACRHEDGEICLDRSDDCWLDPGADQCPTAARQGSQSFSLQSWTPGQPVAALRQQPTVVDVQIAMRDALQIRYHTGHQLVLQESGRVVGLLGDHELYHALIGKPGEAVQERRLA
- a CDS encoding choline ABC transporter substrate-binding protein, producing MKGSTLLLLASLLGLPLLSSAQEPESCATVRFSDVGWTDITVTTAVASELLEALGYQTKTSMLSVPVTYRSLQNNDLDVFLGNWMPTMENDLKPYRDKGTVETLRANLQGAKYTLAVPAYVYDAGLHDFADIARFHEQLDGKLYGIEPGNDGNRLIQSMIDKNAFALGKFKLVESSEAAMLAQVQRAARTQQWLVFLGWEPHPMNQRLPMRYLTGGDEFFGPDLGRATVYTNVRKGYAEECANVGKLLSNLEFSLEMENRLMDAVLNDKAKPRAAARAWLKANPQQLDAWLAGVTSRDGQPGLPVVKAKLAP
- the mdtD gene encoding multidrug transporter subunit MdtD; protein product: MPSPLPLDARTARILPWIVAIAFFMQTLDGTILNTALPAMARDLAEDPLRMQSVVISYMLTVALLIPASGWIADRFGTRRIFFGAILLFSLGSLLCALSESLVQLVGARVVQGLGGALMMPVGRLIVLRAYPRSELVRIMSFITIPGLLGPLMGPTLGGWLVEYTSWHWIFLINLPVGVLGCIAALTLMPDLRGPERSRFDAVGFMLFGAAMVLITIALEGLGELHLPHLRVLLLLVGGLACLAAYWLRAGRIEHPLFSPSLFRTRTFAVGILGNLFARLGSGALPFLVPLLLQVALGYSPAQAGMSMIPLALSAMVAKGLARRLIERVGYRGVLTGNTLALGLMLCSLALVDPAHPYWLLLIQLAVLGGINSLQFTAMNTVTLIDLDDHAASSGNSLLSVVAQLSLGLGVASAAALLGGFTASIGQEVNSVLGAFQATFLCVGVLTMFAAAIFLQLTREDGRSTRKVEVVPEE